From the genome of Astatotilapia calliptera chromosome 3, fAstCal1.2, whole genome shotgun sequence:
GAGAGAACCCGCTCCGACTGAGCACCAGTCTCCCTCCCATACCCCCACCTCCTTGCCCTGCTGCTCTGATCCCTGCCACTGTAGCGTTCAGGAGGGCTGTGGTTCCCATTGAAGCCCTTAGCCTGGATGGAAGACTGGCACTCGATGTGGTCCGCCGGCATCGGGGGCAGCTCTGAAGGAGGTAAGCCGAGTTGAACACCACAGGCAAAGCCAGAGGAGGGGGGTTGGTCCCCTGGCTGGGAGTGATGCCTTGAGGCCCAGAGATAGGTGTGGAGGCTGTAGGGTTTGTCCCCCCACTCGTTTCTAAGTCCATAAGGAGGGCTTCAGAGTAGCTCGGGACCATCTGTTGGTTACAGCGAATGTGCCACTCCAATTCTGTCATGTCCACCGTGTTGACACGAGAGATGGCTCTGTAGCTTGTCCCATTCACACCAATGCCAATCGAAATTCCTCCTGGGTGGATTCCATTCTCAGTCCCTCCTTCAACGCCGTCCCCTCTTCCACCTCCGCCTGGCCCTCCTCCACCGACTCCCCCAACGGTATCCTCGTCCTCCCCGAACAGCTTCTCCACGTGGTAGTGGACATACGCTGTGCGGTATTCCGACACAACTCGCAGCGGCCACGACAGGAGGAAAGCTGAAGCCAGCCAGAACACCTTGTGCCTGGAGAACCACGGCTGGTGAGCCGGATCGGAGAATGCTAGGATGTGTTCGCGGAAATCCACGTTTTTAAGGTGCATTCCCTCCCTGGCCTCCATGTAGTCATCAAGCCCCTCGTTCTCCCCAAAGAAGCGTGCTCGCTTGcaattacagagaaaaaaatcaaaaagtaaAACACTGTATAAGATTTAATGCTAAATTATTACCAATATTTAAGAAATTTACTGATTCAAATGCTTCGtatttttgatttaaaatgaaaatggacatttgtttaagcttaaaaaaaataaagaacaaaatgaatCGCATTCATTGATCCCTCACATCTTACCTGGGTGAGGTAGGCAGCTTCAGCacgtgcacttgaaaagctaaAGAACACAAAAATGAGTCACTATCTATTTCACCTTAAAAAGAAGGTAAACCTTTTAACAATCAAAGTCATACAGGTTTAAATTTGATGTCTCGCTGATACCTGAAACACTTTGTGAAACGCAGGCGAACAGCAGGGTGTTGCTGCAGGTCCAACAGCTCCTTTGACACGTCTTTGACACCATAGCGGGCGTAGTCAAACTCAGAACTTGAGGCATGAGTGTTCACCCGCTCATGGTAgacctgaagaagaaaaaagcagggCACGGACAAAGAGGTCGAATAATgatgaagaaaaaaggagaggaggaaggaaaGCAGGATGTGTGATACTAGagggacatttttattttcaaaatatgtTCCAGCACGAATAAAACTCAGCTGTATGGAATTTTTTGCCTTCTGTGAACAGCTGTTTGTCACAGCTCAACAACATTCACTATATCAAAAGCAGTCAGGATAACAGGAAGGGTGAAACGTGAGTGTGTAGAACCAGAAAAGTGTCCTCACCTGTGTGGTCGTATATGCATCTCCATTGCGGTATCTTGTCACCTGTCTGGTCCTCCTCACGTAGTGATAGCTGATGGCCTTCCACCAAATACAGGGTGTGGCCTGCTGAAGTCTCTGCACACGCTCGTATACTTCCTGTGTAAAACAATGAGGTAAAACAAGGCTGCtttaaaacatgtcacaatGTTTTACACTTTCTACAACCAACTTGCTGCCTGATGTGTTAAAAACGAGATAAAGACATAACATTGCCTAAAACGTGCAATCACAGCAGAAGCAGAAAGAGTTGTTTTACTATCTGCATACAGTTTAAAGCTGTGCAGGCTGGTGATGGTTTGGTTAttgtgggattatttttgtcCTTCTATCGTTTCCTTCTTAGtagagacagacaaacagctCTACGTTTGGAGACAGACAAAGGACAGGCcagaacaaaccaaaaaacagcaaaaccctCGGTCAGCTAATTTCCACATGTAGGGAAGGAAGCTGTATAATGACGCTCCTCATGAAATATTACAAATTTAATTCAGGCTTCCTTGAAgtgaggattttctttttttaatcattatttttacTGGTTTAACCATTTTAAGGATTCCAGACACAAAAAACAATCACTAAGtgaacagatttgtttttttaataacaggTCTTTCTAGATTTCTCTTTCAGCGTCTTTCTGTTTCGTGCTGGAATCACCTCACTCGAGCCCATTACACCCACCTTCAAAATACAGGCTATAACTTTGACACATACCTGGAATTCAGCATGAGCCAACATGGCCGTCTTGGAGAAGCAGTGCCAACACTCCACCAGGTAAACCACATACAGCATGGCCAGGAAGGCCAGTGGGATGTACACGTAACCACTAGAACACGGACTTTCCAAATGCTGGATGTAATAGGCCGCCGAGGTGCCGTCAGCAGATACGGAGGAGGAGCCCAGAACGGGTACGCGACAGAGAGCGCACCAGGCCAGCGTGGCAAAACAGCCGTACATGAGGAGGGTCAGGAGGAGGCACTTCCAGTGGGACTCCCGACAAAGGGAAGAGGCCAGAGACTGTTGGACTGGCCGTTGCTGTGGaggcacagagaggaaaaaaacagctgagcCACAAGACTACACACATTGGCAGCCACGAGAGTGATAAACAACGCAACATGCCTCTAAATATGCCTCATTAATAAAGCCAGACAGGTGACAATCAATGCTGCTGAAcacaaaatgtttgtaaaggacGCAACACAGGTTTTCTGTACCTGCTGAGGTTTTAATAACCACATTCTTCCTGTTTGGTAAACAGTGTCACATTACAGAGAAAGTGTGTAAGCTGAGGTCTTCACCAAAGGAATGCATTACGCTGCCCCACTCCCATCACAGGATAAGTGCTGCATattaggaacacacacacactgcttatGCCACTCTCTAAGTGCACACAGCCTGACTTGCACTGTGGAGACATCATATTACAgcgcactcaaacacacacatatacgtaCGCACACACATTTGAGATATACAGACATAGATGGTCTAATGTGCCTCATTCTTTTCAGTCTTGCTATCTCTATCCATACTCATGCCAGCATGCACGTTTCTCAGCACTGTAATGCAGCCAGCGGAGAGTATGTGAATAATTTAGATGAGAACGATGCTTCTAGACGGTTCTCTAGCCAACTGACTCCGCTCCAACATCAGGAGCATATCAGCAttgctgcagtttgtgtgtgtgtgaatgaaggGCAGAAAGACAGACTGCTTGtgccaaaaggaaaaaaaaacaaacatacctcATTTTTATGCATACCTCATAAAAACGTGATGAGAAAGGAACAcatttaacacacacctgaactgTTTCATGTGACAAAGGGTGCTTATTTGTGTCTGCGTTGATGTCTCCCCTGTGGTGAAGGCGACAAGGCGAAAGAGCAACAAAGCAGATGacgaaaagaaggaaaaaaaagatgggaTGACACCATTGTCCTTTCCTCCTCTCAGTCAAGTCTGCTCGTCCTGTCAGCACATCACGCCCTCCATTTATCTCACACACTGgcccctctcctccctccttctACAGTatatcactcacacacacactctcatatCCTTCACTTTCTCCCTGCGCACCACAACAGAGCCTCAATTTGCTATTTGCTATATTTGCTAGCAGATCTTGGTGGATGcacagcacacaaacacgcacaaatGTGCACCCATGATTTCAGAGGACATTTGCGCGTCTTGCCTGAAACATATACCAATGTTACTGCAAATCTTACCTTATCCTCAGCTGATAATATGTCTGTACCTTAACCTTTAATGATTTACTTTTTGTGTCTATACGTGACTGTGCAAACAGACTCAGGCTCACATtaactgtacacacacacacagacatttttCACTACTGTACGTCAAGGGCGAGCAGTGAAAGGCAGAGAGAAGGGCATCTACACTCCACCAGTCTGTTATCACTCTGCAAAAGCTGCCAAAAAGCATCCAAGTGCAGGCCTTAAGATTCTAAAAATAGGTTTGCTGCctttaagaaaatgaaaatgatccgTGGTACCAACTTCATATCATATTTAATGCTTCTCGTATTCACAtcttctttcatttgtttattcttATGCAatctctttttcctcctcctcccccaaaTCTACTCCCCGAGCTCCTAAGCATTTTGTACCCACCAATCAGAACTTTTACCTCGCCTCACTCTGTCCTCGCCTGCCAACCCCACCCTCCATGTCTCCTCTGTTACATCCTCTTTCAAAGTCTGTCTCTAAGTGGATTGATTGGGCTAAGAGTGTAGCGTAGGGGGAGGGGATGAGGAGTGTGAGGGGAGACAGAGAAACGGTCATGAACTTTTCATGAATGCAAGTATGAAAGGAAGCTAaataagaagaggaggatgaggagagagggagagaagctaaagagccagcagcagtgaCAGAGTGCACCTCTCTCCAGAGAACTCCACTGCCAAAATCCATCCTTTTCCACCGTCTCCCTCCCTCTTGTGCCCTTATTTTGTCCTTCTGGCACCAAACCTCTTTTGTCGTTTACCTATTacccaaaagaagaagaaaatactcCAGCAGTACCAAAAAAAATGTGTCAAGCATTTTCAACAAGAATCTGCAGCCGTGATGCCAGTGTGGGTACAATCAGCCCAAGACAGGAGTCAGATTATTCCTGTAAGCACTTATCCCAGTCAGCTTTTGTCAGTATGAGCCATTCTCTGTCCCACAGGTGAAGAAACCTGAGTGCCAGAGCTTTAGCACGACTTAGTGAGCATAGTCAAATAAACCAGTGCCGTAAGTCACCACACAAATTCCAGTGAAAGATGAAACATCAGAGCACTCTGTCAACCATCAACTCTGCATGACGCCAGCT
Proteins encoded in this window:
- the LOC113018609 gene encoding transmembrane protein 151A — protein: MQTEEETAAAEEPILEEGSGREQQRPVQQSLASSLCRESHWKCLLLTLLMYGCFATLAWCALCRVPVLGSSSVSADGTSAAYYIQHLESPCSSGYVYIPLAFLAMLYVVYLVECWHCFSKTAMLAHAEFQEVYERVQRLQQATPCIWWKAISYHYVRRTRQVTRYRNGDAYTTTQVYHERVNTHASSSEFDYARYGVKDVSKELLDLQQHPAVRLRFTKCFSFSSARAEAAYLTQRARFFGENEGLDDYMEAREGMHLKNVDFREHILAFSDPAHQPWFSRHKVFWLASAFLLSWPLRVVSEYRTAYVHYHVEKLFGEDEDTVGGVGGGGPGGGGRGDGVEGGTENGIHPGGISIGIGVNGTSYRAISRVNTVDMTELEWHIRCNQQMVPSYSEALLMDLETSGGTNPTASTPISGPQGITPSQGTNPPPLALPVVFNSAYLLQSCPRCRRTTSSASLPSRLRASMGTTALLNATVAGIRAAGQGGGGMGGRLVLSRSGFSLGRLGGGRQNSLFHSRSMGGGLGGSREDGGGGGVSGGGGGGGGGFLGLGSRQNNEETRGVLEGEGDDDEEEEQEQRRREDRGRGRRERDEEAEQDNAGGGEAREGERDRPPSYQDAFFFPVLIIHGEESCHAGDDM